In the genome of Toxoplasma gondii ME49 chromosome Ia, whole genome shotgun sequence, the window CGAAGCTGCGTCCAAAGCTGCCTCTCCACTCCTTTGAACGAAACTTCCGTATCCATCCGGTTCTTCTGGACGGTGCTTTGCAGACTGCAGCTGTCCTGTTCGCAGAAATGGGCCATAAGCGACCCCTCGTACCGGTGGGGGTGAAGCGTGCACTCCTTGCTCGTGTGCCTGCCGGTTCAGAGGTCTGGAGTCACGTTGTTGTGAAGAGCAAAGACCTCCGGTCAGCCACCATGGACGTCACGCTCTTCAGCACAAAGGGCACTATTCTTGGGCAGCTTGTTGACGTCGCCGTTCGAGCATTTGACGCGGTTGCCGGCGCTCAAATTCCCAAAGGACTGCTGTGGGAGGTCTCATGGGTTCCGAAGGCAAAGGCACCCGTGGAGGACGGCGTTGACACCGTGGAAAATGAAGCCAGTGAAACGATCACACCAACTGCCAAGTTGGCTGTGAAGCCAACTGGAAAGGTCGAGGGGCTTGCTCGTCAGCCAGCAGTGAACGGTCAGCCAAAGTGGCTCCTGTTGAAGACACCGTCTTCCATGCTAGAAGGTCTCCAAAAGGCGTTGCAGGGAACGCCTTCGGCGTTTGTCAAGGAACTGGATGAGAAGCACCCTAACAATGCAATATCTTCGAAGATTCATAACAGCGAGTGGGACGCAATTATCTACTTGGGCGCGCTTTCTGCTGCCGCGTCGTCGACTACTTGCGTAGCCGACGCTCTACTCCTTGCCAACACACTCGGGAACACCGCAGCAGAGAAACCCTTGCCAAATGTTCTGTTTGTCACCCAAGGTCAGCATTTTATCCGGGAATGTGGAGACGTTCCCACGACAGCAGTGCCTACTCAAACAGGGCTGTATGGCTTTTGCCGATCTGCACAACTCGAGCTGGAAAATATAATCGGGCGACCGGTTTACCTGGGGACCCTGGACTTCGCCGCCAAAGATCCGACCCTCGACGATCCGGCTGCCTTTGTCTCAGCTTTACAGAGGGTGTTGGCGGAAGCTGACCCTACCGGGGCTGCTGGCACTTGCGAGCCCCACACGGTGATTCGCGGCGGGAAGGAAATGGTCCCGAGACTGGTCAAGAGTTCCATCGAGTGTCGCGGAGCTGTCGAACTGCACATGAGCGACCGTGGTGCCTTGTCCATGCTCAAGCTGCGGCCCATGCCCAAGTCCGCAAGAGTGCCACCACCAAGAGACTGCGTAGAAATCCGGGTACGAGCTGTCGGCCTCAACTTCCGTGATGTCCTTAACGTGATGGGGCTCTACCCTGGCGACCCTGGTCCTCCTGGCGCAGACTGCGCAGGTACTGTGGTGGCTGTTGGTGAAGGCGTGGAACATCTCCGAGTTGGAGATGCAGTTTTCGGCATCGCACAGGGAGCCTTGAAGACATTTGTGACCACGTCTGCGCACCTGGTTCGCCCTCTTCCTGGAAGACTCACATTTGAGCAAGCTGCGGCGCTCCCAGTTGTCGCTTCCACAGTTGAGTACGCCCTCCACGACGTGGCTaaggtgaagaagggagacaaagTTCTTATCCATGCGGTGACCGGAGGCGTCGGCCTAGCGGCTGTACAGTTCTGCAAACGAGTTGGTGCTGAAATCTACGGGACGTGCAGTGGGGGCAAGAAGGAGGAGTTTGCACGCTCGGTGGGAGTCAAGTACATAACAAGCAGCCGCGACCCGAAGAAATTCGCGGAGGACATGTGTGAGTTTCTCGGGAATGGCAAGCATAAGATTGATGTGGTCCTGAACTGCTTGATTGAAAACTACATCCCCGAAACTCTAAAGTTCCTTGCGCCGAACGGCAGGTTCGTCGAACTGGGTAAACGCGGCATATGGACAAGGGAACAAATGGGAACGGTGCGGCCGGATGTGCTCTATGAAACGGTGGCCATAGACACAATGATGGAAGAAGACCCTGTATGGTTTGGTGGTATGCTGGACCGTATTCGGAATCTCGTAGACGGCAGCATGCTTCAGCCCCTGCCGTTGCATACCTTCGAGATGACGGATTCGTCGGAAGGGGGAGTTGCTGCCTTCCGCTTCTTGCAGCGCGCCCAGCATATTGGTAAAGTTGTGATTCGCCTCTCTAGCGCTCTGGAGGTTAAGAATTTCACGACAAACTCTAGacaagaaacggagaacgaGGACAGCGGGGAACGACACACCCTCTCACCCGCGACTGCAGTTGGGAAGCCTCTGTCTCAGTCAGTTGCTGACCAGATGCACAAGACATACATAATCACAGGTGGAACAGGTGGCCTGGGTTTAGTTGTTGCCCAGTGGCTCATTGAAGAAGGTGCGCACAACATCGTCCTGCTttcgagaagaggcgagcCTCCAAGCAGCGTAAAGGCGGGAGATCCGGTGTGGAAATACTTATGTGGCGAAGAGCAGCCGAACTGCATCAGTGTGGCAACTCTCAAGTGCGACGTTTCCCAGAAAGACGATTTACTTCGAGTCTTCAAGGAAATTGAGTCCAGAGGCCTACCTCCTGTTGCTGGCATCTTCCACGCTGCCGGTGTCACCGCGGACGCCGCCCTTGCAAGCCAGACGGCTGATTCTGTAGATCAGGTCTACCTGCCTAAGGCTATTGGTGCGTGGAATTTGCACGACGCTTGTGAAGCACTGGGACTGAATAAATCCCTGGAAGTCTTCAtgatgttttcttctgttgcgGCTCTACTGGGTAACTTCGGCCAAGCGAACTATTCAGCAGCAAATGCCTGCCTGGATGCGTTGGCGATGTACCGTCAATCTTTGGGGCTGTGCGGACAAAGCATTCAGTGGGGACCATGGATTGAACAAGGTATGGCCGCCCAACTGACACAGCACTTGGAGAAGGTTGGAATGCGTGGCATCACCAACGAGCTAGGTCTTCGCGTTTTGGGTGACGTGATGATGCATCCCACTGTCGCAGTTGTTGGTGCACAGTCGCTGCAGTGGCGCAAGTTCTTGCGTCGTTATGCGTTCGAGATGCCtagcttcttttctcttgtcccGATGGCTGGCGCGGGCTCCTCCGAAGCCTCGGTGAACTTGGCGACGATCACAAAGGAAGATCTGTGTGAACTCATCTCCAGTTTAGCCCAAGCAGTTTCCGGTGCAGCCGAGAAGCCTGCCGTCGACACCCCTTTGATGGACTTGGGGCTTGACTCGCTTGGTGCTGTTGAATTCCGCAATTCCGTAGCTGACAAGGTCGGCGTGAAGCTTCCACAGAACCTCATGTTTGAGAACCCGTCCATTTCATCGATTTCCGACTACATTTTGGACAAGGCAGCAGGAAAACACGGCGAATCAGGCGTCACTGGAGCCAACGGAGGCAGTGGCGAAGGGTCTGATATCCCCGCCTTGGACACGCCGCTTGACCAATGGCTCATGAGTGTGCTGGAGCCCGCAGAAAGGTTTGCGCTCTACATTGATTCCTTCGCTTCAGAGTATGGAACTCTGCAGAAAATGGCAGCGGAGGAAGACATTATCACAGCGTTGGAGGACCTGGGGGTTGAAGACGGTGGAGACTTTGAGCGTCTGCATGTAGCGTGGGATGATCTGTGCAACCAAATAAACACGGCTAAGCGCATGGCTGCAAAGGATATCAGGCCTTCTTCCACGGCAGTCTCCGTCTCCGACCACCCGAAGCCACGGATGCCACACCCGATGGAAGACGTGGACACCCTGCTGGCATCTCTCGACTTCGATGTGAGCACACTGCGGCCAGCGACCGCCCCTGACAAGGTGAAAAACGTTCTCCTCACTGGCGTTACTGGTTTCGTAGGTCGTGTTCAATTGGCCTCTCTGATGCAACTCAAACAGCGGCCCGACCTAAGGGTGTACTGTTTGGTTCGTGCTCGCAATGCAGATCACGCTCTGAGCCGCATCAGGGAAGCAACCAAGGAAGCCAAGTGCTGGCAAGAAACCTTCGTTAGCCGCATCGTCCCTGTGACCGGGGACTTCACACAGCCATTGCTCGGGCTAAGTTCAGAGGAATTCCAAGAACTCGCAAGAAAAATCGACATCGTTTACCACACCGGTGGCGACGTCAACTTGCTCAGCAACTACGGGCGCCTGCGTGCGACCAACGTGCTCAGCGTAAAAGCGATAATCGATTTGTGTACCACGTACAAAGTAAAGCCGCTCCATTTCGCCTCCACACTGGGACAGTTCCCGGCTTTCTTTGCAATGTTTACCGGGCATTTCAGTGGGGAATCGATAAGGGAAGATTCCACACCTGACGTTTCTCAGATGGAGAACTTCTACCCTCCGTCTCGACAGGGTTACCCGTGGTCCAAATGggctgcagagagagtgTTGGAGGGGGCCAGGAAACGGGGTTTGCCTGTGGCCATTTATCGGCTGCCAAACACCTACGTCGCCTACAAAACAGGATATACGAACAAAACCGATTACGCAACCGCCTTGATGATAGCCTCCATCCAGGAAGGAGTGTTTCCTATTGGAGCCGCAACGGCGCCACTCACTCCAGTTGATACAATCTGTGATATGCTGGTAAGTGTGTCAGTGCCGATAAGAAAGGAGTTCAGTTGGAACTGGTCCTACCTCACGACCGTCTAATTCTGAATGAAAAATAGGCAGGTGTGAAGCAGGAGCATGAAAGGACTATGCATGCGTACGTTCATCCAGATATGCATTTGAACACCCTGCTGTAGAGAGTGGACCACGTTCGCTTGTTAAATGTTCGATCTCGACGATTTTCCTTGGGACGAGGCTACAGGGAAAAAACAAGGACTTGTCCCATGTAAGTTATacagaaggaagggagggGTTACCTATGTTGTAACTGTATTTCGTGGGTCCGCAGGTTGAAGCGTCTTTTTTGGAAAAACCGAAGCACTGGGTATACCACTTGTTCGACCCGCGCCTCGTCACCAGGTAAGACGACCATCCGACAGCGCTGCGTCTTTTCGAATAATTGATTCCCAGAGGAAGCCTGCTGTTTCATAGGACCTACTTGGTGCTTATTTCTAGTAAAAAGCGTTTCCGCGGTGTCAGACGGCACAGAAAAGCAATGCAAATGTCTTTGTGAAAATTTGACTCATTTGGTAGCCGACGGCGTTTCTGACCACATCATGAGGTTATGTATTGGAATGCTCGTTATCCGCGTTGGAACAGGGCGGATTTGGAACAGTGGAGCCAAGAACTCGGCATCAGCTACGTAGGTGTCAAGGTCGACGAGTTCCTCGAGGCCATAAAGAAGAGAGGTCCGGAGTCCCCAGTCTTCAAGTTCGTCCCTCTGATGCAACACTGGCGACGATTCTGGTTCGATCCAGAGGAACGGACGGAGTCTTTCCCAATTTCAAATGAACACATTTTCGAGGATCTTCCACATATGCGTTGGCCTTCACTACGCGAAGTCTTCAAGAACTCCCTTTTGTACAGGTCAGTCTCCTGGCGAAAACCAGTGTGGGTGTTAAAGCAAGAAAGAATTTCTAGGCGTGGAAGGACAGTCCGTCGCTTGTTGTCTTGAAAAGAATAATGACTGGCACAAATTTTGGTTACAAGCGAAACTTCATTTGTTGCTTTGTGTTTGCCTGTGATTAATGCTTGTGTTCGATTGTTGCAGCGTCCGAATGGGATTCTTCCCGAAGAATTCCAAATCCATCATTCTCGACCCCCAAGTTGCCCTAAACGAAGCGCGTCGTATATGCGGCCTCCAGCTGATGGGTCGTGAGGGCGAAGACTTTTTCCTGCATCCATGGAGGGTTCTGCAGGAGTCAGCGAGACGGGAATGTGACTTGCTCTTTGGTGGTCAACTTGCAGTGTATAGGACTGTACGCCATTACTTCATGAATGTCATGTACTTAGCCGACGCACAGGCGAAATGCCCTGAAatcgagaaacaggaaatcCAAGCTCCTCTTATCATAGTCGGTCTCAACCGTACTGGAACGACATTCTTGCAGAACCTTATGTCTACGGATCCTAGTAACCGTAGTTTGCGCTACTGCGAAATGATTGCGCCATACGGTCCAGATGGAAACTACAGGCCGAAGGGGCTGCCGAACACGGAAGAGTCGTGGAAAAAGGTATGTCCGCGCTGCGCATGAGTGGTAGTATCACGTTTCATGGAATGCCTCTTTATGTTGTTACCTATACTTCCGCGCTTTGCAAATACACACAAAGTGATGCTCAGTGTCTCCATCTAATTTCGTTCGTCTGTATCTGTGATTCTCTGTGCTGCAGGACCCTCGTATCCCATTTGCTCAAGAGATTCTCGATAGTCAGCTTGGTTTATCAGAGGAGTGGATGGCAATTCACACACAACGAGCAGAGCTTCCGGAGGAAGACTTCGTCATTTTCGAACACTGCGGTCGATGCTATTCGATCTGTACGGAATTCAGCGTCCCGTCCTACCGCGAGTGGCTTGCATCTGATAACTacaaagaaacgcgaaaagcCTATTCGTTCCACAAACGATTTTTGCAGCATCTTCAGTGGCAACGCCCCGCCAAGCGCTGGCTACTCAAAATGCCTTTCCACTTATTTACTCTCGAAGCGTTATTCGAGACGTATCCCGATGCAAAGATTATCTTTATGCACAGGTAGGTCCCGACACTTTATGCAAAATTAGCATAGGGATTTTGTGCGAGTGCAAAAGCAGGTTGCCGTTTTCACATTTTCTCGTGTGCCTACAGCGATCCGGGGACGTCAACAATTTTATGTGGCTAAGTGGCGACCGCTGTCATTTCTATTAGTTTTGTGTGCCACTATTTCTGATATCTCTTGTTTTCGCAGAGATCCGAAGGAGACAATGGGAAGTTGGGCAAGCCTCGTAAAGCATGCCCAGCAGTCTCTGATGGACAATGTTGACCCATCTGCTCTCGGCCGTGAGGAGCTGCGAGCTATGAGCACTATGATCAATCGGGCTTTGGCTTTCCGGCGCTCACACCCGGAGCTCGGGCCGCGATTTTTGGATGTACAATATCAGGATCTTGTAAACAACCCTATTGGAGTCGTCAAGAGCATCTACAAACACTTCGGCATCCCTCTGACTCTAGCTGCCCAAACGGGAATCGCCAGTTTCTGCAACGAGAATCGAAAACATCGCGACAAGCTCACAAAACACATGTACAGCTTGAAGGATGTTGATCTGACAGATGGTATGGTGCAAGAGGCGTTCAAAGAATACTATGACTCAGGTCTTTGCAAATACCTTTCCTCTGCACGATAAATGCTTACAAAGTGCATACACTTTGTGTGGCtacctctgcatgcgtgcctTGCGGGCGCCGTAAGTGCTGCTGCTCCAATCGTGTGGTCTGCCTCGTGTTGACGGTGACATACGTTGGGCCACAGTGTTCCAATCCGATCAGCCGTGGTCGTGGAGCAAAAATAGTTTTCCGTACCAAACGCAGTCTCCCGAATAAAGAATTGAATTTGTTCCGGGTTTTCCCCCGTATGTGGACGGACACAGTAACCTGCAACGGACCCGACCTACAACCCTTGGTCACTAACCTAGAAGACGTAGTACCTGCTGGCAGTTGCATTTTTTCCCAAGCCACGTTAGAGGAGATACTGGGAAAATTATTTCCGTTCACCTCTTATTGTGCACACTGGATGAGTTCATTAACCTTGGCGGTGCCCAGTTCAGTTCACAGGAGACGTCACGATACCGACAAGGACAAGGTTCTTCGGGGAATACTCTTGCGAAAATGCCTTTATGCAAAGTTGTCTGTACAAGGGACCTCTCTGTGGCAACTCGCACCCGTTCAGGTCCGATCGCATTCGCTGTCTGCTGATCTCGTCCACGCAGGCCAGTCGCCAGGCGTTCACAGTGTGCATGGCTGCGAGGCTGACTGTcctgtcgctgctctctgccAGCCTGCATAAGTAATGTATGTCCACAgacaaaacagaaacagactgAATTTATAACACTATAAATCGTTGTGCACTTCGATAAGATGTGTTGGAATTGCACCCCGAATAactgctgtacaccacctCTCAAATGAACTGCTTCAGATCGGTGGCGTTCGAGGCGCAGTGTATGAATGATCGTTACCATTCGTATTAACCGCGGTAGAAAATCACTACCGAGATGCAAGCTGCCGCAGCCATCACGAGAAAGCAATAAGTTGGGTTCAGGATTACGGGCACACTGCCGAAGCGGTTCTTCGTCGGGCGTaccatgcatgcagtgaaaaGGAGGCTCACCTGCATAGACGGGGAAGATGACTCTCAATAACCATCaactgctgcagctgcgtctctgctgcactCCTGGGCTTCAGCTCTGAAGAGCTTAGCGCTGTAAAAGGATGGTCGGTTATAGTGGTGGACTGTTCCGGGTTGGGGTGCTCTCCGCTCTCGAGATCAGGTCTTTCCTCACTTTCGACCGCTTTTGGTGTCCGTGCATCTAGGAGGTCGTGCAGTTGTTTCACCAAGTACTCCGTTCGGAGATGAGGATGCTTGCAAAAACAGCATGTGCTGACAAGAAAGCTTACTCCTAGCGCTACAGCGCGCGACAGAATGCAGTCAGCAAGACCTCCGCACGAGTGCAACCCCACAATCAGAATCGTGTCCGAGCTGCAGGccaacacagaaaaaagagacgacaATCACGCCATAAGATTTTCATACGTCGTGATTTTTCAGCCTATTCACATGCCTAAAATGTCTTCTCCAAACTGGCACACTGTACCTCACTCTTTTCCAAAATTTGCCCCTAGCAGTACTCCGTCCAGGTTAATTGGATTCTTGTCGATTGAACCAACCGTGCCGCCCATCCCGCACCGCTGCCGGCACCACAGGAGGCCAACAAGGATTTCAGAACTTCAAAAACGACATTACAAGATGTTTCTGTCGCTGTACGCAGAGGCGAACGTTCACGTGGAATCGTACATACCTGAGTTCATAGCGGCTGAAGTCCTCACAGATGAATTCCATGTTCGAAATTCCTGCATCTACTGCACGCTGACGAGCGGCAGCGAGCGACGTGGCATTAATGTCGAGAACCGTTACATGAAACTGGGGGAAATAAGTAGCTAAGGCGAATCCGAGGTCTCCCCTTCCGCCTCCAACATCGAGACACCTATATCTgatttctttctccttgctTCCGAGTCTCGGCGAGCCTGCAGAGCAGTGGTACCAAGGAAGAACATTGACACGTTTTTACGTATGCAGGGAAGAACTCTCCTGGTACGAAATAGACGTGCAGATTGTCTTTTGTCTGTGTATGTCCGCGTCTTGGAGAAACTACTCTAATGGAGACGTACGCTTTTCTTGGCCTTACCTGGCGTCGAGACATGCTGCGTGAGCTGAATCTCGATGATATGCCTGATCTGTTGTAGCATCCATCGAACTTGCGGACCTTTCTTGTGAGTCATATACTCTTCGAGGTCGGTTGTTTCCTTGGCAGACGACGCTCTGggttttgcttttttcttgcGTGTGGCCAAATCTGTGGCGTCTGCCAAACCACGGCAAGCGTCGAAGTGGTCAGTGACCGGCCACTTCGTCCTAATCGCTTTCGTctgaagcaggaagaagacatgcGATTGGAGACCGAAAAAAATGCGTTGTTGCACAGTTTCGCTAAATCGCACAGGGTCGAGTACTGCCAACAGCACAGAGCCACAAAAGTCGAAGAGGAGTGCCCGAGTGAGTGAATTCCACTATACGTATTGTGGCCCAGCCTCACCGTGACTCATCATGTCCGGTTCCCCGTGAACACAGTCACTGATAAAAATCCACGTAAATCTTGTCTAAACGTTAATTCATGAGAATACACGAGCCGCTTTGCAGCACCCATCAACAAAAGACGGAACAGAAACTAGTATCTTCATAACCTACAGCTAGTGGTTGAGTGTCGACAAGCTCGCCAACTTTCAGGATCTATTCTACAGAAAGCAGATGGCAAGCACCACCTGCCACACGAGAAACGCCAGTCATATTGCACCCACGACCCCCTAATGTCCCCTGTCCAGTAAAATCCTTTTTCTCAATACGCATGAGTCAGATGGAAACAGCCGAAAACAGGCAAGCCAGCAACTTGATTCTCGTTGACACGCAATTAACATTTCCCAAAATAGCTCTTTCTGAAAGGTTGTCACCAAAGCCGCATACGAGATTCAGGGTGGCGAGGTCTTCGTTGCCAAAAGTCGGAGGTCGCATTCGCTCTACTGGCCGATCTGTCAAACGCCGGCAAAGCCTCTTAAGCATAATTTTCCTTTCCCGCGGCGTAGCCTGCAGCAGTTGTTGTACTAGGGACTTCTCCGGCGTGTTGTCGGAACAGTCGGGGGGTTGACTGTCAACTCTTGTCGAGGCGGCCAAAGCCTCTGGCGGCAAGGTGCCCTCCAGGACACTGTTGCACAGTCTGTTAAGCGCGTCGAAAGTAGGCGGCGCCTTGACAAACGTGACGACCGTCACAAAGAGCGACAGCTGGCCGCTATTAGTCCTCGTGGGGTTGCCTGCCACGCACAGATGGCAACCTGAGTGGAGCAACAGAGCACAGAGGCTCCTGAAAATCGCTGCGGGTGGTTGACAAGTGTTTCCTTCCGATGCTTTTCGGACATCGTCTGAAAGATCCAGGCCGTGTGTGGAGGAGGACGCCTGTGGGTTGTCCGTTGGTTGGGTCTGCGCGGAACTGAGTTCAACCGACGGAACGCGTCTCGGCCCATTCTCAAAGCCAGTTCTACGCGAGAAGCATTTCTTGCAAATTCCAGCAAACGCTGCGAAGTCGAACAACAGCTGCGCCTTACATCCTCCACATGTGTCCGCTTGATTTTTCGAAGTCGGTCTAGATTCGCGGAGGTGTTCATTTTGACGGTGGCCCGTAGCATGAATGTCGAGTTTTCCCTCATCGGGTGAAAGGGAGATCACCTGCGGCCGCGCACTATCCGTGCAGCACAGGCTGTGCCCCGGCCGgtccgtctccttcgttaCTTCTCCCTTTGGCAATTCGCAAACTGGTGAGCTTACACACACCTCATTTTCACACTTTTCATTACCACTAGTGACAGTGCTCAACGATGCACTGCCCATCGCTTCCGGCTGAGCGCAACCTTTGGCAGCTTCGCCCCGTCCATCGTGGTCATCTGACCCAGTGCCTAGCGGCCAGGACACATCCACAAACAACAGGCGAGAACTGAGCTTCCTGGCTCCAGTAACAATACCGGAAACACGAAGAAGCTTGTCTTCACACGACTCTCCTTTCGCTAAGGACACATACGCATCGGGATGGAAATCGGGCAACTCATCCCACGAGCGATTGCAGCACGGGCAGGCCGGACAGCCGGTGTGAAACACGTGCTGCTGCGTTGCCATCCCTTCTTGAAGATGTCACACAGCATCTCACGGCAACTGAAAAAGGTGTGATTTCCAGAACGAGGCATACATCGGGAAAACCCTCCGTCACTGAGATGCAGCACGCTGACCCAAGCTTGGACGAACGACTACGCTGTTGACAAGCAGCACAGCGACCGGATATGGCGGCGTCCCGCCCATGCTATGACAACATTTGAAcgctccttccttctctttccacaCTTCTAGTAAACCTTGCATAGTTGCAAGATCTGCTTGGAGCGAATCAACGAAACAGTGTCCACGCAGGAATATATCGCCGCCAGAGGTACCCGCGCAGTGAGCCactgcttttttagggttgCTTCCGGCGTTCTCACCTGCTGGCACTCAGCAGACGAAACTAATATGCTCCCGGGAGCTGCTTTGTTTCTATGCTTGTGCATTATCGATTCAGATGATTCTCTTTCCGATCGGGAGAACTCCAAGGCAAGAATACTTCGTGGTGAGAATGCGCGCAGAACTGCACACGTCGGCAGTGCGTTCACTTCGCCGCCCGCTGAAGGTGACAAGacctttcactctctctccctttttgaGCGAGCACGCCGCGTTTGATCTCGCTCCCTATGACATTTTATTACGTGATAAACGGATCCTTGTTTAAAATGCTGTGCggttgtttctgttttcccaCAGCTGCTTCGCCTCACAACAGTGTGGCACTCTGTGTGTCTACTGGATAATCCCTTGACCAATGGTGTACTACTACCATCGCTTTGGACCCCCCTTGCCCCACCTAATTCCTCCGCCACTTTAACACATGACGTTCCCGACACGAAACGAAGGCTTCATCGCCATAGCACAGTCTAATGGTGTGGCAGCCAGTGTAGCTTAACCCATTACCAGCCGGGGTATACTGCGTGCAAGAAGTAAGGGTACCAGGCTTCCACGAATCCGGTTTCCGAGTACGGCCGTCCGTAAAAGGTTGACTCGTGGAACGGGAACGGAAGCCTCGCGCCTGGTCGCGGGTGCGAGGCCAGTCTCAGCCGGCGGCGTCCCCACTCATCACGTCCGTTTTCACAGTCCGGATCGGTTAGTAGGCAGTACcactcttcttttccgtcaCCACTGCTGTAGCGTTACCTGACGTGTAAAGCCTCCGAGTCCTACGCAATCGACACGAAATAAGGAAGCACTTCTCTAGCATCGGGATTTACACAGGACCGAACTATAAAATCACTCCGTAGCAAGTGATTCGTATCCCGCCAGGCGGCTCTCCCTTATTTTTTCAGTACACTTTCCAAACATACATTCCGGGAAAAACGGTGCCCTGCTCCAGCGGGACCGGGGGCGGCGTTCAGTAGACCGGTGCCGTCAACAGCACAGCCCCATCTCGCTGTGACTACAGTCCTCCCGGCTGCGGCGTCTTTCAACGGCGAAGGCGCGGGGGTGttgcgttttcgtttttgttGGCCTTCATTCGAATAATTCTGTTGGGACGAAGCGGTTAAAAACCGCTCACCAGACGTCGTATTGCccacaggagacacaggggaAGTTTCAGGGGAGTTTTGTGACCCGGTTGCGGCGTCCCCTCACGCAGGAGGGCATTGCCATGCGGGACGTATTTTTCTTTTGCCTGGACTTCCCGCTCTGAAGCTGCTGCTGGAGCTGCAGGTTTCCCAAAACGCTCCGAGTGCGTCTACCCAGACGAACGAGTTGTGGTTTGATTTGtgcggaggaaagagggagaatAACTAGAAACGATATGGGCGCTTTGCGTGCGCGCATCTGCCTGTTGCAACCTGTTCTGTGCAGTTCATGAACGGGGTGTCCAGgctcgttttttctggtgGATATTCCCGACGCGGGCGAGTTTTCTTATCCTCGTTCCCCCACCATCTCACTACTTCCCTTACTCTTGGTATGCTCTTCAGACACTATTTTTCCATCAAAGTCATGCGTCTCACCTGACCGGCACCGTTTCCCCCCGTCCTGTGTGGCCCGACGATTCCAGCAGTTCGTCgtcggaagaaaacaggatATATCATTTTCCCCGAGTGGCAGACACGGGACATCCCGTTCCCAAAACGGTTGGAACGTGGCAGCTACAGACTGAGTGAGGGTCTAACCTCAATTGTGcctgcccccccccccccgtcCGTTTTCAAACGGGTGCTGCCCATCTATCTGTTTGGTGGCAGTTTGCGCCTTTGCCGGTTTTAGTCGGCACTCTTGGCTTTTCTTGCCGTGTTCGCATccgccgtctccttcgtcttgcGGGTACGCTGTTCATTCGGCGTCCTTGTAGGTGGATCTCCGCAACGCCACGCTCGAAGGGTgccgagagaggcaagcAGGAAGAACTTGTGCGGAGCGTCTTGGTTTCATCTGTCCTTGGTTGGTTAACCCTGAAAGGCCTGATCTATAGCGCATCTCCAGACCCACATCACATCCACTTCCATCACTGGGTCGAAATCGATTCACTCAAAGCACGACAGCAAGAGGTTTCCCGGAGGGTCGCTACAGTCTTCCGTC includes:
- a CDS encoding methyltransferase domain-containing protein (encoded by transcript TGME49_294830) — protein: MATQQHVFHTGCPACPCCNRSWDELPDFHPDAYVSLAKGESCEDKLLRVSGIVTGARKLSSRLLFVDVSWPLGTGSDDHDGRGEAAKGCAQPEAMGSASLSTVTSGNEKCENEVCVSSPVCELPKGEVTKETDRPGHSLCCTDSARPQVISLSPDEGKLDIHATGHRQNEHLRESRPTSKNQADTCGGCKAQLLFDFAAFAGICKKCFSRRTGFENGPRRVPSVELSSAQTQPTDNPQASSSTHGLDLSDDVRKASEGNTCQPPAAIFRSLCALLLHSGCHLCVAGNPTRTNSGQLSLFVTVVTFVKAPPTFDALNRLCNSVLEGTLPPEALAASTRVDSQPPDCSDNTPEKSLVQQLLQATPRERKIMLKRLCRRLTDRPVERMRPPTFGNEDLATLNLTKAIRTKWPVTDHFDACRGLADATDLATRKKKAKPRASSAKETTDLEEYMTHKKGPQVRWMLQQIRHIIEIQLTQHVSTPGSPRLGSKEKEIRYRCLDVGGGRGDLGFALATYFPQFHVTVLDINATSLAAARQRAVDAGISNMEFICEDFSRYELSSDTILIVGLHSCGGLADCILSRAVALGVSFLVSTCCFCKHPHLRTEYLVKQLHDLLDARTPKAVESEERPDLESGEHPNPEQSTTITDHPFTALSSSELKPRSAAETQLQQLMVIESHLPRLCRLAESSDRTVSLAAMHTVNAWRLACVDEISRQRMRSDLNGCELPQRGPLYRQLCIKAFSQEYSPKNLVLVGIVTSPVN